The DNA region TCGTGAGGATATTAAATAAAACAGCAAGAAAAAGTGTAGCAAGTAGTGTTGATTTTGATAGTATAGTAAGTGCTTTAAATAGCGAAAATTTCAGCGAACTTATAAGCATTTATGATTATTTTAAACGCTTTGATCCACAAATTGCAAGTGAAGTTATGAAAAGGCGTTTTAAGATGTGTTCTTTTCCTATGTTTATCACTTGCCAAAACGAAGAGCAAAGAACTTTTTTGCAAAATTATATCGCTAAAAGCGATTTTAGAAAATTTGTCTTTGAGATGAGTGCGGCTGTTGTTTATGGTTTTGCAGGCTTTTTGCTTGAATGGAAGGTAAAAGATACAAGCGTTTTGCCAAACCTTAAATACATCAGCCCAAGATTTTTTTCAATGGACGATAAAGAAAGATTGTTTATCTACAATGAGGCAAAAAAGCTTTTTATAGATGAGTGTGATGATATATTTTTGCATTTACATCCAAGCGATTCAGGAACTTTTATAGAACAAGCCCTTTTTTATAATGTCGTAAGCATAGCTGTTTTAAAGCAACTTGCCATGAGTAAAAATATCTCTTATCTTGATAATCTCTCAGTTCCGCCCATTATCGCAAAAACTGACAAGGCTAGTGATAAGAAAGAAATAGAAGAAATGCTTGATGAACTTTATCATTTAAGATCTGCAAGTGTAGGTATTTTTGGCAAAGAAGACATGATCGAGCTTTTAAACTCAGGTCTTAGCACTTCTACTTTTACAGACTTTTTAAGATATTGTGATGAAGCCATTTCAAAGCTCATAAGCGGTCAGGTTTTAGCAGGAAATGCTGTGCAAAATGGCACGCAAGCCTTAGGTAATGTGCATGAAGAAGTGCGTCTTAATGTAGGCGAAATGGATACGCTTTTTTTAGCTAAAAGCATACAAAAATTATTAGAACAGGTTTTAAAGCTTAATTTTGCGAGCCCTGCTGAATTTGAGTTTATTTTTGATACTAACAAAGAAATTGATGAGCAGTATTTAGCTAGTATTTATAGCATTATTACGCAAATGGGTTATGAAATTCCTGCTGAGTTTATCTCTAAAACCTTTAGGATTGAGGGCTTAAAGAAAAAAGAGCAAAGTAGTGATACCTTTGGGCTTAATTCTTTAATGCTAGAAAAAAATAAACGCCTTAGTAAAGATAAAATAGAACTAAACTCTGAAGCTGAAGATGAAGTTAGTGATGAAATTTATGAAAAGATTAAAGCCTTTTGGGATACTTGCCAAAGTTATGAAGAGCTAGAGGATAAAATTTTCAAAGAGTATCCAAACATAAGCTTTGAAAAACTAAAAGAAAGTTTAGATAAAAAAATCGCCCTTGCTTCTATGCAAGCTCTTTTGGATACTGGCAATGAATAGTATTTTTAACAAAAGCCCTGATGAAGCTTATGAGTATTTACAAAACAAAGGCTTAAAAACAAGCTTTAGATATCAAGACATTCAAAAACAAGCTCACGATAAAGCTTTTACAGCTGCTGGCATTATGAAAACTGACATTTTAAACGACTTGCACGAAGAAATAAAAAAGGCGATGAAAGAAGGGACTAATTTTAACGAGTTTAAAGCTAATTTAAAAGAGCTTTTAAGCTCTAAAGGCTGGTATGGTAAAAAAGAGATTACAAATCAGGCAACAGGCGAAAAAAGGATAATCAACATAGACGCAAACAGGCTAAAAACGATTTATCATACGAATATGCAAAGTGCTTACGCAAAGGCAAGAGCAACTCAGCTTCAAAGCTTTAAATACAAAACCTACTGGGTTTATAAATGTGCTTTATTAGAAAATTCAAGAAGCGAGCATGCAAAGCTTCATAATTGTGCCATACACAAAGATGATGATTTTTGGAAAACTTCTTTTCCTCCAAATGATTATAACTGCAAATGCAAGGTCATAGCAGTAAGTGAAAGTGAGGCAAAAGCAAAATATAAAATTTTAACAAATCCAAAAAGCATTGCTTCTAAAAATTTCGCTTATGATAAAAGGGAAAATACACAAATTCCTATTCAAAGCAAAAGTAGCTTAGATGAAAGCTTACAAAATTTGCCTAAAATTTCAAGCTACGATAACTTAAGCGATGATGAGCTGATAAAAAAGGTTTATGAAGCCTTTAATGTAACTAAGGGAAGTTTGATTGTAGATAAGATAGGAGATAGTATAAATCTAGATGATAGCTTTTTTACAAATCTTAAAACAGGCACTTCAAAGATAAGGAAAAATAATCGTCATTTTTATATTGATTATTTTCCTAAGCTTATAAACGATACTGATGAAATTTATCTTAGTTTTGAAAAAGATCCAAGATTTAAAGGCTTTACTAAAAAAACTTATATCAAGTATTTTTATGATAATGGACGCAAGGCTCTGCTTATGGTCGTAAATCAAAGGGGCAATGAAAGCAACAATAAAACTTTGTTTTTAAGTGAAGAAGATAAATATCTACAAGAGATTAAAAGAGAGAGCAAGCTTATTTATAGGAAGTAAAAGAGGGCTCAGTAACATGCTAAAGACGACGCGCCCTATCTATCATTTTGCATATACTTGACATTTACTTCGTGAAGTAATTATAAAAAATATTATCTTAAAATTCTATAAATCAAGGCAAAGTTGTTTATAGGAAACAAGTAGCTAGTGGCTAAGAGTTTAAGGAAGTAGAGCCCGCGCCACATCTGGGTTGCCTTAAATCATAATAGCTACTTAACTGAGATTATAAAAAATATTATTTTAAAGTCTGCTTAAACAAAGTGTAGAGCATATCCTTTGTTTGCTCCTCAATATCTTTTGCCACTCTTTGATTGATACTTAGTTTTTCATCTATAGGTAAAAAAGCCCTTGCTACTACTTTTTTACTTCCAAATTGATGCACACTAGCATAAGCAAAGCCCTTATAAGTAGCATTAAGTGCGACATAAGCTCTATCATTTTCTACTCCATTTGTAAGCGAGCTTTGCATAGAACCTGTTGCAAAGAGCTTTTTAGTATGCATGATCTTTTGAGCTTTTCTTGAGTTTATAGTGCTTTGTTTTAAAGCAGGCCATTTTTTACCAAAGCTGTCTTGTTCTTTTTCTAAATTTTCTTTACTTTCTTTATAAAGCGTTTCAGCAATGATCTCTTTTAAGATGATTTGCTTTTGTTCTTTTTCTAAATTTTCGCACTTTTTTAGAAGATTTTCAAGACCCTTTAATTCAAAGTGCTTCATCAAAAAGTCCTTTTTGAGTTTCTTTTATATAAACTTCAAGATATTTATCAACCTTAACAAGCTCAATGGAAGTAAAAGTATAACCGCACTTAACACATCTTCTAAATCTTTCATTTGTGTCGCTTTTAACGGTCTTTAAAACAGCAGTCTTTTCATTCGCACATCTTGGGCAAAACACTATAATTTCCTTGTATTAAAAGCTGGGGAAACAAAGCCTTAGTCTAACCTAGTTTTTTCCTCCAGTTTGGTTAGGACGGGCTTGGCCTTCAGTGAGGCTACTTTAAACGAATTTACTTCGTTTAAAGTGATAGCCATAGGCTGGACGGGCGTAGCCTTTAGCAAAGCTAGCCTAAATGAGCTTTGCTTATTTAGGCTCTTAGCATAGAAATTATAGCTAAAAATTTAATTTTTTTTCACAGCTACTATCTTTTCAAGCACATAAATCATCGTGTTATAGTCTTTTTTGCTAAGTTCATCTAAGGATAAAACAACTTTTTTCAATGTCTTTTTGCAAAGCAAGAGAAAATTTAAGTATTTTATATCAGCAAGTTCTAAAAGAGCTAAAAGATAAGCTCTTTGCTTTAATGTGCTATCTTTTTGATAAAGTAAGGCTCTTCCTTTGATATCAGGCTCAAGATATAAAAAATTCTCTAATTTTCCGTCTAAGATATCAAGACAAATTTTAAGCTCATCAATGCTTAAATCCTTAGAGCTTGTGGTCTTAAAAGTAAGACTTAAAAAATCTTGCCAACTATTAGTTTGAATATGTTCTTTATAGCCTTTGTGCATGTGAATTTTAGCTAAAAGCTGTTTTCTTAATCTGGCTTGTTTGGCATTCATTAAACCTCCTTTAAAACTTAAGCAAACCCACCTTAGTGGGCTTGTTAAGCATTAATTATGCTTGTTCTAAACTGCTATATGGAAGATCTTTCACCCTTAATCCTTTTAAAATCTTCTTCCTTTTTTAGCTCCTCAAAAAGTAGCTTAGCCAAATTCTTGGCTAAATCTTCTTTCATCTCTAAGAACAAAGTTTGAAAGTTTTCAAACATAAAGCGAGTATTTTCATCTTCCAAAATCTCGTTTAAAATCTCGGTTTGTTCTTCTGCATCTAAGCTGTTAAACTTTGATAAAAACTCTTCTTTTTTCATCCTCAATCCTTTAACTCAAGATTTTCTATCTTTGGCTCTATTCTAAAATTATCTTTTACAACCCTTTTAAGCCCAAGTTTCACTAAGGTGCTATCCTCAAGCTCCACAATGGCTTCTTTGTTAAGCTCTTCTTTGTAAGTTATGCACTCATTAAGCCCATAACTTTTAAGTGCTTTGATAAGAGCTTCAAGCTTTTCTTTCACTCTTGGCAAGGATACGCTTTTGCTTAAGCGGTAAGCAACTTTTCCAAAGGTAAATTCCTTGCTTCTTTTTTCAGCAAATTCATGCTTGTTGTTTTCGCAAAAAGTTGTAATGCATTGCTCTAAATACCTAAGCTCATCGCTTAAAACCTTTATTTCTCCAGCCCTTGCTTCTTTAAGTTCATTGCAAGCTAAGGTTACCTCGCCATTGATCTTTTCAATGGCAACGCTAAGTTCAGCCACTTTTTTAAGTGCTAAATTTACATCTTCTAAATTGTTTATTTGCATTTAAATCACCTTTTAAATTGAATTTTTTAATCTGATAATCCCAAAAAACCACCCCATATCTTAAAAGCACAGCGTGCTTACTTTTTTTCTTAACTATCCTTAAGCGTGCCTTGGGTGGATCAAGACAACAAGGCTTTTGCACACTCAAAGTGGCAACTCCAAAACAAGCTCCTTAATGCCAAGCTCTTTAGCTAATGCTAATTCATCTTGCATGCCCTTTGAATGCTTTGCATCTTTATGCGTGCTAAGATAGATATAATCACATGTCTTTAAAAGCTCTTTTCCCATTTTTAAAGCCTGTTCTCTGTGCTTGTTTTCATCTAAAAAGCTAAATTGCAAAATAGGCGAAATAGGCGTAAAGCTTTCATACTCACGCATGATCTTTAAGCATTCTTGCTGGGCTATGCTTATTGCCAGTGCTTTTCTTTGACTTTCCCTTACAGCTAAAGCTTTGTATGGACTTGCTATATAAACTAATGCCATCTTTTTCTCCTTAAAATTTTCCTTACTATATACTCAGGATAAGCTCCTTTTACGACATCTACAAATGCACCATTTTGTTTATAATAAATACTTAGTCCCTTAACCTCAAACAAAGAAGGACTATAATCAGCCCTCTCACCTCTAATCATTCTTAACATCTTCTTCCTCCTTGTATCGAATTTTTTCTTTTTGCTTTTTCATTTTGTATCAAATCAATCGTCTCAAAGATAGCTTGCCATTTGTCTTTGTTTTTAGGACTTTTTAGCTTTTTAATAGCCTCGCAGTAAGTTCTATAAACAAGTGCCCTTGAAATGCCAAGCTCTTTGGCGATATCTTCAAAACTCACAAAATAACCATCTCACTAGCACTAGCTAATAACTCATCATTAAGCTCGCATTCTTCAAGTTCTGCAAGTCTTAAAGCCTTTTTCAAAAGCTTTGCTGAGCTTCTAAAATTGCCATTACTAAATTTAAAATAGCCCTTACCAAAAAACTCATCGCTTTCATCCTTGCTAAGCCCTCTCATCATCCACTTTCCACAAATCCTTGAGTAAAG from Campylobacter sp. MIT 99-7217 includes:
- a CDS encoding DUF935 family protein — encoded protein: MRILNKTARKSVASSVDFDSIVSALNSENFSELISIYDYFKRFDPQIASEVMKRRFKMCSFPMFITCQNEEQRTFLQNYIAKSDFRKFVFEMSAAVVYGFAGFLLEWKVKDTSVLPNLKYISPRFFSMDDKERLFIYNEAKKLFIDECDDIFLHLHPSDSGTFIEQALFYNVVSIAVLKQLAMSKNISYLDNLSVPPIIAKTDKASDKKEIEEMLDELYHLRSASVGIFGKEDMIELLNSGLSTSTFTDFLRYCDEAISKLISGQVLAGNAVQNGTQALGNVHEEVRLNVGEMDTLFLAKSIQKLLEQVLKLNFASPAEFEFIFDTNKEIDEQYLASIYSIITQMGYEIPAEFISKTFRIEGLKKKEQSSDTFGLNSLMLEKNKRLSKDKIELNSEAEDEVSDEIYEKIKAFWDTCQSYEELEDKIFKEYPNISFEKLKESLDKKIALASMQALLDTGNE
- a CDS encoding phage minor head protein, with amino-acid sequence MNSIFNKSPDEAYEYLQNKGLKTSFRYQDIQKQAHDKAFTAAGIMKTDILNDLHEEIKKAMKEGTNFNEFKANLKELLSSKGWYGKKEITNQATGEKRIINIDANRLKTIYHTNMQSAYAKARATQLQSFKYKTYWVYKCALLENSRSEHAKLHNCAIHKDDDFWKTSFPPNDYNCKCKVIAVSESEAKAKYKILTNPKSIASKNFAYDKRENTQIPIQSKSSLDESLQNLPKISSYDNLSDDELIKKVYEAFNVTKGSLIVDKIGDSINLDDSFFTNLKTGTSKIRKNNRHFYIDYFPKLINDTDEIYLSFEKDPRFKGFTKKTYIKYFYDNGRKALLMVVNQRGNESNNKTLFLSEEDKYLQEIKRESKLIYRK
- a CDS encoding phage virion morphogenesis protein; its protein translation is MKHFELKGLENLLKKCENLEKEQKQIILKEIIAETLYKESKENLEKEQDSFGKKWPALKQSTINSRKAQKIMHTKKLFATGSMQSSLTNGVENDRAYVALNATYKGFAYASVHQFGSKKVVARAFLPIDEKLSINQRVAKDIEEQTKDMLYTLFKQTLK
- a CDS encoding host-nuclease inhibitor Gam family protein, with product MQINNLEDVNLALKKVAELSVAIEKINGEVTLACNELKEARAGEIKVLSDELRYLEQCITTFCENNKHEFAEKRSKEFTFGKVAYRLSKSVSLPRVKEKLEALIKALKSYGLNECITYKEELNKEAIVELEDSTLVKLGLKRVVKDNFRIEPKIENLELKD
- a CDS encoding DUF4406 domain-containing protein, which translates into the protein MALVYIASPYKALAVRESQRKALAISIAQQECLKIMREYESFTPISPILQFSFLDENKHREQALKMGKELLKTCDYIYLSTHKDAKHSKGMQDELALAKELGIKELVLELPL
- a CDS encoding sigma-70 family RNA polymerase sigma factor; its protein translation is MSFEDIAKELGISRALVYRTYCEAIKKLKSPKNKDKWQAIFETIDLIQNEKAKRKNSIQGGRRC